The Apium graveolens cultivar Ventura chromosome 11, ASM990537v1, whole genome shotgun sequence genome has a window encoding:
- the LOC141697861 gene encoding uncharacterized protein LOC141697861 isoform X3: protein MTMRETLAFVCKSRGGGSNYAELARRLEERKMQISNLLLSRHLYERTETETSKGNIEVSSNSLPPKDVEELMSSLKMDKLLIEEIRIRKGGYQFFFRFKDTLHVY, encoded by the exons ATGACTATGAGGGAAACATTGGCTTTTGTCTGCAAGAGTCGAGGGGGTGGATCAAATTATG CTGAGCTTGCAAGAAGACTAGAAGAGAGAAAGATGCAAATATCAAACTTGTTGTTATCTCGACATCTTTATGAAA GGACAGAAACAGAAACCAGCAAAGGAAATATAGAAGTCAGTAGCAACAGTTTGCCGCCTAAG gATGTAGAGGAGCTTATGAGTTCTCTTAAAATGGATAAACTTTTAATTGAAGAAATCAGGATAAGAAAAGGAGGTTACCAATTTTTCTTCAGATTTAAAG ATACTTTACATGTATATTAA
- the LOC141697861 gene encoding uncharacterized protein LOC141697861 isoform X2, protein MTMRETLAFVCKSRGGGSNYAELARRLEERKMQISNLLLSRHLYERTETETSKGNIEVSSNSLPPKDVEELMSSLKMDKLLIEEIRIRKGGYQFFFRFKGLLCTTLPTNTRIHVLEVTAFLHHYAI, encoded by the exons ATGACTATGAGGGAAACATTGGCTTTTGTCTGCAAGAGTCGAGGGGGTGGATCAAATTATG CTGAGCTTGCAAGAAGACTAGAAGAGAGAAAGATGCAAATATCAAACTTGTTGTTATCTCGACATCTTTATGAAA GGACAGAAACAGAAACCAGCAAAGGAAATATAGAAGTCAGTAGCAACAGTTTGCCGCCTAAG gATGTAGAGGAGCTTATGAGTTCTCTTAAAATGGATAAACTTTTAATTGAAGAAATCAGGATAAGAAAAGGAGGTTACCAATTTTTCTTCAGATTTAAAG GACTTCTATGCACAACTTTACCCACGAATACTAGAATACATGTCTTGGAGGTAACTGCATTTTTGCACCATTATGCTATTTAG
- the LOC141697861 gene encoding uncharacterized protein LOC141697861 isoform X1, producing MTMRETLAFVCKSRGGGSNYAELARRLEERKMQISNLLLSRHLYERTETETSKGNIEVSSNSLPPKDVEELMSSLKMDKLLIEEIRIRKGGYQFFFRFKGEDYVMSCIVAFKVMKSNLDALNISLQDFYAQLYPRILEYMSWR from the exons ATGACTATGAGGGAAACATTGGCTTTTGTCTGCAAGAGTCGAGGGGGTGGATCAAATTATG CTGAGCTTGCAAGAAGACTAGAAGAGAGAAAGATGCAAATATCAAACTTGTTGTTATCTCGACATCTTTATGAAA GGACAGAAACAGAAACCAGCAAAGGAAATATAGAAGTCAGTAGCAACAGTTTGCCGCCTAAG gATGTAGAGGAGCTTATGAGTTCTCTTAAAATGGATAAACTTTTAATTGAAGAAATCAGGATAAGAAAAGGAGGTTACCAATTTTTCTTCAGATTTAAAGGTGAGGATTATGTTATGAGTTGCATTGTTGCTTTCAAAGTGATGAAAAGCAACCTTGATGCCTTAAATATAAGTTTGCAGGACTTCTATGCACAACTTTACCCACGAATACTAGAATACATGTCTTGGAGGTAA